In Paenibacillus sp. FSL M7-0420, a single genomic region encodes these proteins:
- a CDS encoding ABC transporter substrate-binding protein, translated as MKKTKAVTGLAALTLMAGLFSGCASDNNNATNAAATNAGGNTGTTAEATAAPEGDAAKELKGDITVITQRTDIVDTVFKDYAAKFNEKYPNIKVNFEALSNYEDQIKIRMSTSDYGDVLLLPTSVAIKDLPDFFEPLGKKSDLEQQYTGLEERTVDGISYGIPITVNFSGVIYNKQVFKDAGVTEVPRTFDQFSAALKSIKEKTDAVPLYTNYAAGWTLTQWEADLASVAGDREYVNIGQVASDDNFVPGQPHYELYKVMYDAAKDGLIEEDPTTTDWESSKADLANGKIGTMMLGSWAIGQIKGLAASPDDIGFMPFPTNADKILVPLSDDYNLGVSLHSKNKEAARAWVDWFINESGYPTTEGGGMSPVKGAELPEILKQFAGTDITFDTLAPAKAGEEGWVDAIDKEAEIGLWQPDFKKVIIEAAIGNRKESYDDIMKELNDKWKAARAKIVTAK; from the coding sequence ATGAAAAAAACCAAAGCAGTTACCGGGTTGGCAGCGCTGACACTGATGGCCGGGCTGTTCTCCGGCTGTGCATCTGACAACAATAATGCCACTAATGCGGCAGCAACCAATGCAGGCGGCAACACGGGTACCACTGCGGAGGCAACAGCCGCTCCAGAGGGAGATGCCGCGAAGGAGCTCAAGGGTGATATTACAGTGATTACGCAGCGGACGGATATCGTGGATACCGTGTTCAAAGACTACGCCGCCAAGTTCAATGAGAAATATCCAAATATTAAAGTGAATTTCGAAGCCTTATCCAACTATGAGGATCAGATCAAAATCCGCATGAGCACCAGTGATTACGGGGATGTTCTGCTGCTGCCTACCAGCGTAGCGATCAAGGATCTGCCGGACTTCTTCGAGCCGCTGGGTAAAAAGTCTGATCTGGAGCAGCAATATACAGGCCTGGAAGAGCGGACAGTAGACGGGATTTCCTACGGCATTCCGATTACGGTTAATTTCTCCGGCGTGATCTACAACAAGCAGGTCTTCAAGGATGCCGGAGTGACCGAGGTTCCAAGAACCTTTGACCAGTTCTCTGCCGCACTGAAGAGCATCAAGGAGAAGACGGATGCGGTCCCTCTCTACACGAACTATGCTGCGGGCTGGACGCTGACCCAGTGGGAAGCTGATCTGGCTAGCGTTGCCGGAGACCGTGAATATGTCAACATCGGCCAGGTGGCCTCCGACGATAACTTCGTTCCAGGCCAGCCGCACTACGAGCTGTACAAGGTAATGTACGATGCAGCCAAAGACGGTCTGATCGAAGAGGACCCGACGACTACAGACTGGGAATCCTCCAAGGCAGATCTGGCGAACGGTAAAATCGGTACGATGATGCTTGGCTCCTGGGCCATCGGTCAGATTAAAGGGCTGGCTGCCAGCCCGGATGATATAGGCTTCATGCCATTCCCTACCAACGCCGACAAGATCCTGGTGCCTCTATCTGACGACTATAATCTGGGGGTTAGCCTTCACAGTAAAAACAAAGAGGCCGCCAGAGCCTGGGTAGACTGGTTCATCAATGAATCCGGTTACCCGACTACTGAAGGCGGGGGCATGAGCCCTGTAAAAGGAGCGGAATTGCCGGAAATTCTCAAGCAATTTGCAGGCACAGACATTACCTTTGACACGCTTGCTCCAGCCAAAGCCGGTGAAGAGGGCTGGGTGGATGCCATTGATAAAGAAGCTGAAATCGGTCTCTGGCAGCCTGACTTCAAGAAAGTAATCATCGAGGCGGCGATTGGCAACCGGAAAGAATCCTATGATGACATTATGAAAGAACTGAATGATAAATGGAAAGCAGCCAGAGCCAAAATTGTGACTGCCAAGTAA